The following DNA comes from Paraburkholderia phytofirmans PsJN.
TCGCCAACGGCGAGCAGATGTTTATCGCCGCGACCGGCGACGGGCAATGGCGCGCGCTGTGCGCGATTCTCGGCCGTGCGGATCTGTTGGCCGACCCGCGCCTCACTACCAACAACGACCGCGTGCAGGCGCGCGACTGGTTGCTGCGGACGCTCGGCGAAACGCTGAGCCAGTTCGAAGGCGCGGCGCTCGCGCCGCAGTTCGAGCGCGACCACATTCCGTTCGCCTCGATCACGAAACCCGAAGCGCTGTTCGACGATCCGCACCTGAACGAGAGCGGCGGTCTTGCGCGCCTCACGCTCGACGACGGCAGCGAAACCGCCATGCCTCTGCTGCCGATTTCACTCGACGGCGCACGTCTGCAACCGCGTCAACCGATCGCGAAGATTGGTGAGCACACCGCGCAAGTGCTGCGCGATCTGGGCTACGACGAAGCGCAGATCGCGGCGCTGGGCGGCGGCTCGACGCAGGTGCCGCGTGAAGCCGCGGCCTGAGCGCTGCGCTCGACGCATCGAACGCAATCAAATCAATTTCATCCGGCGCGAGACCGGATCAAGGAGACAGACGATGAAGTCGTCGAATCAAGCGGTGTATGCAACGGCGGTCGGCGATGCCGGCGCGCTCGGCGGATTACCTTCCGGCGCGGGCGCATCCGCGGACGGCCGAGCGGACGAAATCGCGCTGGACGGCGCGCGCATTTCCGCGCGGCTCGACCGCCTGCCGGCCACACGTTCGATCTGGAAGCTGGTGATGCTGCTGAGCCTCGGGCTCTTCTTCGAACTGTACGACCTGATGTTCTCCGGCTACATCGCACCGGGACTCGTGCGCAGCGGCATTCTCACCGCGACCACGCACGGGCTGTTCGGCACGAGCGGTGTGGCGAGCTTCATTGCGGCGCTGTTCGCGGGACTGTTCATCGGCACGGCCGCGTGTGGGTTTCTCGCCGATCGTTTCGGCCGTCGCGCGATCTTCACGTGGTCGCTGCTCTGGTACACGGCGGCCAATATCATCATGGCGTTTCAGGACACGGCGCTCGGGCTCAATCTCTGGCGTTTCATCGCGGGGATCGGCATTGGTGTGGAGATCGTCACGATCGGCACGTACATCTCCGAACTCGTGCCGAAGCATGTGCGCGGACGCGCGTCGGCGTGTTCGCAAGCGGTCGGGTTTTGCGCGGTGCCGATCGTCGCGTTTATGTCGTATCTGCTGGTGCCGCATCGTTACTTCGGTCTGGATGGCTGGCGTCTGGTCGTGCTGACCGGCGTGGTCGGCGCGATCGTGGTGTGGTGGATCCGTCTGCGTCTGCCGGAGAGCCCGCGCTGGCTCGCGCAGAAAGGCCGCATCGACGAAGCGGACGCGATCATGACGCGGCTCGAAGCACGCGTCGAGCGTGAGTATGGACGGCCGCTGCCGGAGCCGGCCTTGCCCGAACCGGTCCGCGCACGGGCGGCGTTTCGCGATCTGCTGGTGCCGCCGTACCGCAAACGCACGCTGATGCTGATCATCTTCCACGTGTTTCAGACGATGGGGTATTACGGTTTCGCGAACTGGATTCCGACCTTGCTGATCAAACAGGGCATTACGGTGACGACGAGTCTGATGTACGCGAGCATCATCGCGATTGCCGCGCCGCTCGGGCCGTTGCTGGGCTTGCTGATTGCCGACCGCTTCGAGCGCAAGACGGTGATCATCTGCATGGCGGCGGTGAATGTGGTGTGCGGGCTGGCATTCAGCCAGGCGCGCGAGACGGTCTTGCTGGTGAGCCTGGGCGTGTGTCTCGTGCTAGCGGGAAATATTATTTCGTATAGCTATCACGCGTATCAGGCCGAGTTGTTTCCGACCAGCATCCGGGCGCGGGCCGTGGGATTCGTTTATTCGTGGAGCCGGATCTCGGCGATGTTCTCCGCGTTCGTGATCGCAGGATGTTTGAGCCGCTTCGGCGTGGACGGCGTGTTCGTGTTTATCTCCGGAGCGATGGCGGTGGTGATGCTGGCCATTGGGATGCTTGGACCGAAGACACGGGATGTGGCGTTGGAGGATATTTCGAAGTAATTCGTTGAGGAGAATGCCCGCCTGTACGTGGCGGGCCTGCTCGGTTAGTGCTTTTTCTGGGTCGCCGTCACGCTCGGTGCTATGCGGATCGGCGGCGCGCCGGATGGCGAAGTGGCGGGTTGGGGTTTCTTCGCCTGCTTCGGTTTCTTGACTTCGCGGTTACTGCGCATTTGACCTTTTGCCATGATGGACTCCCCAATTGGCGGTTTTTGCTCCGCATACGAGCAATACGCTAGTGTGCGCCTGTTTTAGCGCTTTATGTTGGGGTTTCTGGTTTTTAGGACACTCGCCCGGCTTGGGTCGCAGCGAAACTTACATCAGGCCCAGCAGCCTGCCCGGTGCGCAAGTCACGCAAGAAATCTGACCGGTTTTTTCCAGTGAGATGAAAGCAATCGCCAGCGCCACGAGAATAATCGAGGCGACGGCGAATATCTGTTTCTTGCGCGAGCGTCGCGAAGCGGTCTGCGTCTCGGCTCCGGCAGCTACGGTCCGCACCGCTACTGCGGGCTCCGCATGCAGTGCGTCGACATCCTTGACGAGTTCCGAAAGCACGCCTAGTTTTTTGCCCACGATCTTTCGTTTGAGATGGACGCGCTTGAGTTCGTTTTCGAGTTCGGTGAAGTACGACTCCAGCGAATTCGATTCGGCTTTCAACCGTTCGAGCATCGACGAGACGTCTTCTGCTGCTTCAGGTGTGGGGAGGGGAATGTTGTGGTTCCAGCTTTCAGCGATCGGAGTTCTGTAGTTCATCTGGTAGGGATTGCTCACGTCTTACCTCGCCTGCTGAGAGTGCTGGCCTGTTGACTGTTTAAAGGAGTAGCGGATTCTAGGCAGCGGGAACCTGCTTCGCTATAAGACAAATCTCAAGGTTTGATGCGTTGCTGTAACACAGTGACTCGTTTCGACGCCGGACTTGCGGTGCCTGTTTCCAGTAGCCAAAAAATAACGTCAGCCGGCCCATGAGCCGGCTGACGTTTTTCGTGTCCGCCGAGTACCCGAATCCGGGTCCATCAAACGCGTGTCTTACATGCCGGCGTATCCCACCGGCGTCGTCGCGTTGGCCTTGGCGACCGACGCATTGTTCGACACCACATACACCGGCGATTCAGTCAGGTTGAGCGTCAGCACACCGTTGCTGTACTTCGCATTGGTCGCGTTGCCCATCATGTCGACCACCTTCACGGTGCCGCTCGTGCCCGGCGCGTCGACGTTGAGGCTGTACGCGACGCTATAGGTCGAGCTAAAGCCCGCGCTGGCGCTCCACACGTTGTTGTTGTGCGCCCACAAGGCGGTGACAACCGCGCCGTTGCCTACCTGCTGGAACGCGTACGCGTAGACGCCGTTCGGCGTGCCGTTCACCGGACCGAGCGTGGTGGTGCCGTCGAGCGTGTGCGTCATCGCGCTGATCGCCATGGCGACCGGCTTCGGGCTGATGTTGGTCGCGCCGTACGCGCCTTGCGCATCGCTCAGGTCGAAGAAGGTGCCGTAGCCGACTTCATCCGGATAGTCCGCGCCGTAGAACACGTAGGTCTGGTCCGCGCCTTCGCCGAGCGTGATGATGTGCATGCGCGCCGCGACCGCCGCTTGTGCGTACAACACGTTCGCGCTCGGATAGTTCGGGCCGTACGACGTGCCAAGGTCGTAGCTGATGCCGGCTTCCGTCGAGAACAGATGCATGCCGGTGCGGTAGTCGGTGGCCATTTCCGCGCGCAGGTTGCGCATCTGGCCGCGCAACGAACCGTCGGCGGTGGACGGGTCGCTGTCGTAGCGCTCAGGCGGATGCGACGGCGAGGTGCCCGCGTCGTAGTAACCGTGCGTGGCGACCGCGTCGATGAATTGGCCGAAGCCGAGCGAGGCGAGGCGCTTCAGGTGCGAAGTGGTCAGGCTCGGGAAGGCATCGGCCGGGCCCATCACCATCGCGTGCGGATCGGTTGAATGAATGCCCTGGTAGACCGCCTGATACAACGCGACGAAGTTGGCGTCGGTGTCGGTCCACATCTGGTTCGGTTCCCACGTCACCTGATAGTAGTTCGCCGATTGAGTCGGGAAGTACGCGGCGCGGATCGCGTTCGATTCCGTGCCGACGCGGCTCATATAGCTCTGGTAATACGACATGTCGGTCGGCAGCGTCGTGTCGTCCTGGAAGGCGCCGGTGCTGCTCGCCCACGCAGGAATGCCGTCGAGGCGGATCAGACGCATCACGTTGCCGCTCTTGTAGAACGAATCGAGATTATTCGCCGACGGGTTGAACGTGTTCGGTCCGTTCGGTTCCATGCTGGAGAGCTGGCGGTCGTCGATCGTCGACGAAATGCCGAGCGCGGCGAGCAGCGGACCGTTGTCGTTCGCGCCTTGCATGCCGAAGCGATGCTGCTCCTGACGCGCATAGGTCACGGCCGGAACGACGCCGGACAGGTTCGGCGTTACGCCGAAGCTGGCGATGCCGACCGGACGCGTGCCGGCTTGCGGCAACTGGCCGCCGTTCTTCGCGAGCGTGCCTGTCGCCGCGAAATAGCCGGCCAGCGTCGAGGTGCAATTGAACGTGATGGTTTTCGCGCCGCTCGCCACGGCGGTGCTGCCGCTCGCGGCGACGCGGCCGAGCGTGTCCGTGACGGCCCAGTTCAGCGTGTCCGCGCTCGGCGCGTTGGTGTTGAAGACGAGCTGGAAGGTGCTGCCGGACGCGAAGATGCGCGTGTTGTCGGCGCTTGGCGTATCGGCGGAGATCGTCGCGCTGCCTGAGCCGCCCGACGTGGTGGGCGAGGCGCAGCTCATGGCCGCGGTACCGCCCGCGGCGTTGAGAGCGGCAGTGCCGGTGCTGGCGTTGCCGGCGGCAGACGTGCTGGCCGAACTGCTTGAACCGGTGGCGCCGGCTTGAGCTGCCGCGGTGCTGGCGGCGCCGTTACTGCCGCCGCCACCGCCGCATCCGGCGAGTGCGAGGGAGAGTGTCGAGAGTAGGAATAGTCGTGATTTCATCAATCTGTAAGCAATGCGTGAGCTGATCATGGGGCGACGTCCTCGCGCACAGCGCGTCGGGAGGTCGGGCGAACAGCGGGGTTCATTTGCAAGCCAGCCGATGACCGAGGCTTCGACACTGGCGTCCTGAGTGCGCAGCTTTGTAGCTGCGCGAGGGTGATGCCTTCCCGGGATGCCGGCCCCGGATGCTTCTCTGCTGAGAAGCTTTTGTCATACGAAATCCACCGCTCAGAGGAGCGGATTTTGGCGGAATCGGACGACCGGGGAAGGTACGACGAAAACGGCCAGCGTGTCGAGGAGCAGCGCGATTCAGATCGCAGTACGTGAACTCATGGCGTAGCCATTGAATTTCTTACTGCCCCGCAAGCTGGAGAAACTTAGTTTGGGAAGAATCGACCGCAACGATACGCATTAGTATGCTTAAAAGAAGTAACGAGTCGTTACGTATGAACATTAATGCAGTACTAATTGCTTTGATCGCACAAAAGTATCTGTCAGGCGAAACCAGTGTTTTCCCGCCAGAGCGAATTGGGGCCGCAATAATTTGAAACGGATGCCTAACTATCGGGCGCGGTCAATCGACTGAGAAATGGGCGCTAGCGCTCATTGGTCAGCCGAAAAGCTCTTGGGGTTGGCGTAAAAGTGCTGAACCTTGGGTGTAACGTTTCTTCGCGACATGGACTTCGCAGCGGAACTGTCGCTGTTTTACGAAGACATTGACGCGCTCTGCAAAGCGGAACGCGCCAACCACGATGTTGGATGCCGACGTTACTTTGCGTCTGCCATAACGGGGGCGGCATCCCTCCGCTGCGCAAAAAGGGCGGTTATCCAGAGAGATAAATCGTGAGGATTCTTCAACTGGTTCATGCGCCGCGTTTGTCCGGCGCAGAAGTACTCGTAAAAGGATTGGCCATCCATCATCAGCGCGGTGGCCATGAAGTCTGCATGACATCGCTGCTTCCAGAGCAGGAGGATTTCGCCGCCATTCATGCAGAACTTCAGGCAGCCGGCGTCACGTGTCTGTTTCCCGAGGTTCGCTACGGCAGGGTGGGAAAGCTGCTGCACCTGTATCGCGTGGTGCGGCGATTCCGGCCCGATTTCATCGTCGCTCATGCCACGCTTGCCGCGCTGTATGTGCGCCTTCTGCCGGTCCATACGCCGATTGCGTGGGTCATGCATTCCGGCGTCAACGATTTCGAGAACGGCGCGCTCAAGCGGGCCGAACGCCTGCTCTCACGGCGGGCGAGAGCCATCATCGGCGTGTCGCAGCAGAATATCGACGACTACCTTCGGGAGATTGGCCGGCATCCCGCCATGGTTGTGATTCCGAATGGCGTGGATGCGCAGTTGTTCTCACAAGCCAACGACGCCGTCGCGCCGGACATCGGCGTGCACCCGAAGCAGATCGTCCAGCTCGGCCGCTATATCGAAGGCAAGAGCCAGCTGGACACGATTCGCGCATTCGAGCGCGTGCTGCAATCGGAACCGGAGGCGCGCCTGCTGTTCTGCGGCGTGGTCG
Coding sequences within:
- a CDS encoding glycosyltransferase family 4 protein; this encodes MVHAPRLSGAEVLVKGLAIHHQRGGHEVCMTSLLPEQEDFAAIHAELQAAGVTCLFPEVRYGRVGKLLHLYRVVRRFRPDFIVAHATLAALYVRLLPVHTPIAWVMHSGVNDFENGALKRAERLLSRRARAIIGVSQQNIDDYLREIGRHPAMVVIPNGVDAQLFSQANDAVAPDIGVHPKQIVQLGRYIEGKSQLDTIRAFERVLQSEPEARLLFCGVVEDLDYHRAVLSLVRQLGLENRVTVGGPRSDVAAILRASRVFAMPSRFEAQSIGFLEALASGIPVVASRIPSFGFASAFAGVSLVDTTDAEAYGRALLHALDTPRANRQLAGYTLHDTADRYMTIAQKFVHPLQVSA
- a CDS encoding MFS transporter produces the protein MKSSNQAVYATAVGDAGALGGLPSGAGASADGRADEIALDGARISARLDRLPATRSIWKLVMLLSLGLFFELYDLMFSGYIAPGLVRSGILTATTHGLFGTSGVASFIAALFAGLFIGTAACGFLADRFGRRAIFTWSLLWYTAANIIMAFQDTALGLNLWRFIAGIGIGVEIVTIGTYISELVPKHVRGRASACSQAVGFCAVPIVAFMSYLLVPHRYFGLDGWRLVVLTGVVGAIVVWWIRLRLPESPRWLAQKGRIDEADAIMTRLEARVEREYGRPLPEPALPEPVRARAAFRDLLVPPYRKRTLMLIIFHVFQTMGYYGFANWIPTLLIKQGITVTTSLMYASIIAIAAPLGPLLGLLIADRFERKTVIICMAAVNVVCGLAFSQARETVLLVSLGVCLVLAGNIISYSYHAYQAELFPTSIRARAVGFVYSWSRISAMFSAFVIAGCLSRFGVDGVFVFISGAMAVVMLAIGMLGPKTRDVALEDISK